A window from Heteronotia binoei isolate CCM8104 ecotype False Entrance Well chromosome 15, APGP_CSIRO_Hbin_v1, whole genome shotgun sequence encodes these proteins:
- the LOC132584113 gene encoding sulfotransferase 1C2-like — MMDLEFDQEVLDANFIKRAKLVEVEGVPFHSNTAENWGRLWAFAARPDDLLICTYPKAGTTWIQEIVDMVQQGGDLQKCTRAPTHKRMPFIDLFLPKPLTSGLEDAEVMPSPRTIKTHLPIQLLPPSFWEQNCKVIYVARNAKDNAVSYFHFYRMNQGLPEPGNWDQFLEDYLVGKVAWGSWFDHVCGWWEAKDRHPVLYLFYEDIKKDPAREIQKVAQFLGIELTEPVLKRIVQHTTFESMKANPMANYSSIPSSIMDQAVSPFMRKGAVGNWKEHFTVAQSERMDEVCARKLGGTGLTFCTEL; from the exons ATGATGGATCTTGAATTTGACCAGGAAGTTTTGGACGCCAACTTCATCAAACGTGCAAAACTAGTGGAGGTCGAGGGAGTCCCTTTTCACAGTAATACCGCAGAGAACTGGGGTCGCTTGTGGGCCTTTGCAGCCCGGCCAGACGATCTTCTGATCTGCACTTACCCCAAAGCAG GGACCACCTGGATCCAGGAAATTGTGGACATGGTCCAACAGGGAGGGGACCTACAGAAATGCACTCGGGCCCCAACACACAAGCGTATGCCCTTCATAGATTTGTTCCTTCCCAAACCCTTAACTTCAG GCCTGGAAGATGCAGAGGTGATGCCTTCTCCACGCACCATCAAAACCCACCTCCCAATTCAGCTCTTGCCTCCTTCCTTCTGGGAACAGAATTGCAAG GTCATTTATGTGGCCAGGAATGCCAAAGACAATGCCGTGTCCTATTTTCACTTCTATCGCATGAACCAGGGGTTGCCAGAGCCCGGAAACTGGGACCAGTTTCTAGAAGATTACCTTGTTGGGAAGG TTGCGTGGGGCTCTTGGTTTGACCATGTCTGTGGCTGGTGGGAAGCCAAGGACCGACATCCAGTTCTGTACCTTTTTTATGAAGATATAAAGAAG GATCCAGCCCGGGAAATCCAGAAAGTAGCCCAGTTCCTTGGCATAGAGCTCACAGAACCAGTTCTGAAACGGATTGTGCAGCACACAACATTTGAGAGCATGAAAGCCAATCCAATGGCTAATTACAGCAGTATACCTTCTTCCATTATGGATCAAGCTGTGTCACCTTTCATGAGAAAAG GTGCTGTAGGAAACTGGAAGGAACACTTCACAGTGGCCCAGAGTGAACGGATGGATGAAGTCTGTGCTCGGAAACTGGGGGGCACTGGCCTGACCTTCTGCACAGAGCTGTAA
- the LOC132583207 gene encoding olfactory receptor 5P52-like, producing MDAENLTSITEFILVGLSNQRTTQLLLFVAILLIYSLTVMGNLVVILLVRFDPCLQIPMYYFLMHLSSLEIFYVTSTEPQMLAHLLTGNGVISYTRCAAQLFGYLSLGASECFFLAVMAYDRYLAICQPLLYPVVMDRGCKMQLASSCWIGGFLYGTTYVGCTFHYSYCGPNRINHFMCEMPLVLELACDDTHISQTILSVMAGVGLLIPIIVVVTSYTIILFSVLQMRSVTGLRKAFSTCVSHLIVVTVFYGTLLFMYVIPHSETSSNHNKNIALFYVVGTPFLNPIIYTLRNKDVHKAVARVLRRGEF from the coding sequence ATGGATGCTGAGAACCTCACCTCAATCACAGAATTCATCTTGGTGGGACTCTCTAATCAACGAACAACTCAACTTCTACTCTTTGTAGCAATCCTTCTCATCTACTCACTTACAGTCATGGGGAACCTGGTGGTCATCCTGTTGGTTCGGTTCGACCCATGTCTCCAAATCCCCATGTATTATTTCCTCATGCACCTCTCAAGCCTAGAGATCTTCTACGTCACCAgcacagagccccagatgctGGCTCACCTCCTGACTGGGAATGGAGTCATCTCCTACACTCGCTGTGCTGCCCAGCTCTTTGGCTACTTGTCTTTGGGTGCTTCTGAATGCTTTTTTCTGGCCGTCATGGCCTATGACCGTTACCTGGCCATTTGCCAACCTTTGCTGTATCCTGTTGTCATGGACAGGGGGTGTAAAATGCAACTTGCCTCCAGTTGCTGGATAGGAGGCTTCCTTTATGGCACAACATATGTAGGGTGCACCTTTCACTACTCCTATTGTGGTCCCAATCGTATCAACCACTTCATGTGTGAGATGCCATTGGTCTTGGAACTTGCCTGTGATGATACCCACATCAGTCAGACAATTCTTTCTGTAATGGCTGGGGTAGGCCTCCTAATTcctattattgttgttgtgaCCTCCTACACGATCATTCTATTCTCCGTGTTACAAATGCGCTCAGTCACTGGATTGCGCAAAGCCTTCTCCACGTGCGTTTCCCACCTCATTGTAGTTACCGTGTTCTATGGAACTCTCCTTTTCATGTATGTGATTCCCCACTCAGAGACTTCCTCGAACCATAATAAAAACATTGCCTTGTTTTATGTAGTAGGCACCCCTTTCCTCAACCCTATAATTTACACTCTGAGGAACAAGGATGTCCATAAAGCAGTGGCTAGAGTGCTGCGAAGAGGTGAGTTTTAA